The following coding sequences lie in one Salvelinus namaycush isolate Seneca unplaced genomic scaffold, SaNama_1.0 Scaffold11, whole genome shotgun sequence genomic window:
- the LOC120035721 gene encoding tripartite motif-containing protein 16-like produces MAQQGVLLDEDQFCCSVCLDLLKEPVAIPCGHSYCRSCIEGCWDQDVLKGVYSCPQCRETFTPRPNLSKNNMLAELVEKLRKTGLQAAPPPALCYTGPGDVACDVCTGTRKQKALMSCLICLASYCETHLQSHYESPALKKHKLVKATAQLQEKICSHHDKLLEVYCRTDQQCICLMCVMDEHKGHDTVSAAAERTEKQRQLGMSQQKVQQRFQEREKELKELQQAVESLKRSAQAAVEDSDQIFTELIRSIERRSSEVKELIRAQEKAQVSQVEGLLEQLKQEIAELRKRSTELEQLSHTEDHIHFLQSYQSLSAISVSSDLPSIVVRPLQYFGDVSKTVSELREKLEDFLKGEWTKISTTVNIVDVVLPPEPKTREQLLQYSCQLTLDPNTAHTHLSLSEGNRKVTYTDQVQPYPDHPDRFTNYCQVLCREGLSGRCYWEVEWTGEWVYTAVSYKDISRTERGTDSGFGDNNKSWSLQYYSGDYYFSHNNVETKVSGPQSSRVGVYLDHKAGTLSFYSVSDTMTLLHRVQTTFTQTLYPGFMLNGTAELVKL; encoded by the exons ATGGCTCAACAGGGAGTTCTGCTGGACGAGGACCAGTTCTGTTGTTCGGTCTGTCTGGATCTACTGAAGGAGCCAGTGGCTATTCCCTGTGGACACAGTTACTGTAGGAGCTGTATTGAGGGCTGCTGGGATCAGGATGTTCTGAAAGGGGTCTATAGCTGTCCTCAGTGCAGAGAGACCTTCACTCCAAGGCCTAAtctgagtaaaaataacatgttgGCTGAGCTGGTGGAGAAACTGAGGAAGACAGGACTCCAGGCTGctccccctcctgctctgtgctatactggacctggagatgtggcgtgtgatgtctgcactgggaccagaaagcAGAAAGCCCTCATGTCCTGTTTGATATGTCTggcctcttactgtgagactcacctccaATCTCACTATGAATCTCCTGCTTTGAAGAAGCACAAGCTGGTCAAAGCCACCGCACAACTACAGGAGAAGATCTGCTCTCATCATGACAAACTGCTGGAGGTTTACTGTCGTACCGATCAGCAGTGTATCTGTCTGATGTGTGTGatggatgaacataaaggccatgatacAGTGTCAGCTGCAGCAGAGAGAACTGAGAAACAG AGGCAGCTGGGGATGAGTCAGCAGAAGGTCCAGCAGAGATTccaggaaagagagaaggagctgaaggagctccaacaggctgtggagtctctcaag CGCTCTGCACAGGCAGCAGTGGAGGACAGTGATCAGATCTTTACTGAGCTGATCCGCTCCATTGAGAGAAGGAGCTCTGAGGTGAAGGAGCTGATCAGAGCCCAAGAGAAGGCTCAAGTGAGTCAAGTTGAAGGACTCCTGGAGCAACTGAAGCAGGAGATAGCTGAGCTGAGGAAgagaagcactgagctggagcagctctcacacacagaggatcACATCCATTTCCTCCAG agttatcagtctctctccgctatcagtgtatcttcagacttacccagcatcgttgtccgtcctcttcagtactttggagatgtgagtaagactgtgtctgaactgagagagaaactagaagacttccttaaaggagaatggaccaagatctccactacag tgaatatagtggatgttgtactgcctccagagcccaagaccagagaacagttgttacaat attcctgtcagctcacactggacccaaacacagcacacacacacctctctctgtctgaagggaACAGAAAGGTGACCTATACAGACCAAGTCCAACCATATcctgaccatccagacagattCACCAACTACTGTCAGgttctgtgtagagagggtctgtctggacgctgttactgggaggtggagTGGACTGGGGAGTGGGTTTATACAGCAGTCTCATATAAAGACAtcagcagaacagagagagggacagatagtGGATTTGGAGACAATAACAAGTCCTGGAGTTTACAGTACTATAGTGGTGATTATTATTTCAGTCACAATAATGTTGAGACTAAAGTATCAGGCCCTCAGTcctccagagtaggagtgtacctggatcacaaggcaggtactctgtccttctacagtgtCTCTGACACAATGACCCTCCTCCACAGAGTCCAGACCACATTCACTCAGACCCTCTATCCTGGGTTTATGCTCAATGGTactgctgagctggttaaactgtag